A single Symbiobacterium thermophilum IAM 14863 DNA region contains:
- a CDS encoding DUF2161 domain-containing phosphodiesterase — translation MAERAERDLYEPVKSLLEGLGFTVRGEVNGCDLAAVRGDDLVIVELKRTVNLDLLLQAVDRLRLTDLVYVAVEAPRRARGRRWTQIQHLCRRLGLGLMVVRFTGGGPAAAVLFDPEPWRPRPRSRQRAALLREVARRSGDYNVGGSTRSPLITAYREEALRIAAYLREQGPSAVRTIRAATGVEAAAPILQRNYYGWYERTARGVYRLTPAGEEALRTYAHVVSRLGGRPPA, via the coding sequence TTGGCCGAACGCGCCGAACGCGACCTGTATGAGCCCGTGAAGTCCCTGCTGGAGGGGCTCGGCTTCACCGTGCGAGGCGAGGTGAACGGCTGCGACCTGGCGGCGGTGCGCGGGGATGACCTGGTGATCGTCGAGCTGAAGCGGACCGTAAACCTCGACCTGCTCCTCCAGGCCGTCGACCGGCTCCGCCTGACCGATCTCGTCTACGTCGCGGTGGAGGCGCCCCGCCGCGCCCGGGGCCGGCGCTGGACCCAGATCCAGCACCTGTGCCGCCGCCTGGGCCTGGGCCTGATGGTCGTGCGCTTCACCGGCGGTGGACCGGCGGCCGCGGTCCTCTTCGACCCGGAGCCCTGGCGTCCCCGCCCCCGATCCCGGCAGCGGGCGGCGCTGCTGCGCGAGGTTGCCCGGCGTTCCGGAGACTACAACGTGGGCGGGTCGACCCGCTCGCCCCTGATCACCGCCTACCGGGAGGAGGCCCTCCGCATCGCGGCCTACCTCCGGGAACAGGGCCCGTCCGCCGTGCGCACGATCCGGGCAGCCACCGGCGTAGAGGCTGCGGCGCCGATTCTGCAGCGGAACTATTACGGATGGTATGAACGCACCGCACGCGGCGTATACCGGCTCACGCCCGCCGGGGAGGAGGCCCTGCGCACCTACGCCCACGTCGTGTCCCGGCTGGGCGGCAGGCCGCCGGCCTGA